The Salvelinus sp. IW2-2015 linkage group LG15, ASM291031v2, whole genome shotgun sequence genome includes a region encoding these proteins:
- the LOC111974016 gene encoding uncharacterized protein codes for MLPHRPLAGTGEEEGPQGSIRVNVELQYKLGEKTEARLQEKGAWSIEEVTIREHYYDTESFHLASQQTWLSKQGSQWRMIIGNNPYSSNNMPPEPESQAAGSGCPSTVWGEKLCVDRDETEGPKGCEDNPLSIPEIGQIQSQPCPPAPQYRELTGHTPIIQHLAHCLGVPVREQESCSSTEAMKAFLELAGIQSYGSWTSARRLEYKLPGDDCTLVVQKNHSVGGSANNETALLSMRADILHIGYELEKMEKVAAELDLRPLSPN; via the coding sequence ATGTTGCCGCACAGACCACTAGCAGGAACAGGTGAAGAGGAGGGACCACAGGGGTCCATCAGGGTGAACGTGGAGCTACAGTACAAGCTGGGAGAGAAGACCGAGGCACGGCTGCAGGAGAAGGGGGCATGGTCTATCGAAGAGGTCACCATTAGAGAGCATTACTACGACACAGAGAGCTTCCACCTGGCTTCTCAGCAGACCTGGCTAAGCAAACAGGGCAGTCAGTGGAGAATGATCATAGGTAACAATCCATACTCTTCCAACAATATGCCACCAGAGCCAGAGAGTCAGGCTGCTGGCTCTGGATGTCCCTCTACAGTCTGGGGAGAGAAGCTATGTGTGGATAGAGATGAAACAGAAGGGCCAAAGGGCTGTGAGGACAACCCACTTTCTATTCCAGAGATAGGACAGATCCAGAGCCAGCCCTGTCCTCCTGCACCCCAGTACAGGGAGCTGACTGGCCACACTCCCATCATCCAGCACCTGGCTCACTGCTTAGGGGTCCcagtgagagagcaggagagctGCAGCAGCACTGAGGCCATGAAGGCCTTCCTGGAGCTGGCTGGGATCCAGAGTTATGGCAGCTGGACAAGTGCGAGGAGGCTGGAGTACAAGCTGCCTGGTGATGACTGCACACTGGTGGTGCAGAAGAACCACAGCGTGGGAGGATCTGCAAACAATGAAACTGCACTGCTGTCCAtgagggcagacattttacatatTGGCTATGAACTGGAGAAGATGGAAAAAGTGGCTGCAGAGCTTGACCTAAGGCCCTTATCTCCCAACTGA